The DNA window GGCGATCCCCAACATCTGCCTGCAGATGCTGCTGCGCGGCCGCAACACAGTTGGCTACACGCCCTACCCGACCGAGGTCACCAGCGCCTTCGTCGAAGAGGCCACGAAGACCGGGATCGACATCTTCCGGATCTTCGACGCGCTCAACGACGTCGAGCAGATGCGGCCCGCGATCGAGGCGGTCCGGGAAACCGGGTCGGCGGTGGCCGAGGTCGCGCTGTGCTACACCTCGGACCTGTCGGACCCGGGGGAGAAGCTCTACACGCTCGACTACTACCTCAAGCTCGCCGAGCAGATCGTCGGCGCCGGCGCGCACGTACTGGCCATCAAGGACATGGCGGGCCTGCTGCGGGCGCCCGCCGCGGTGAAGCTGGTTTCCGCGCTGCGCAAGGAGTTCGACCTCCCGGTGCACATCCACACGCACGACACCGCCGGTGGCCAGCTGGCCACTTACCTCGCCGCGGTGCAGGCGGGCGCGGACGCGGTGGACGGCGCGGTGGCGTCGATGGCGGGCACGACTTCGCAGCCCTCGTTGTCCGCGATCGTGGCCGCGACCGACCACTCCGACCGGCCGACCGGGCTCGACCTGCAGGCGATCGGCGATCTCGAACCGTACTGGGAGATCGTGCGGAAGATCTACGCGCCGTTCGAGGCGGGGCTCGCCTCGCCGACCGGCCGCGTCTACCACCACGAGATCCCCGGCGGTCAGCTCTCGAACCTCCGCACGCAGGCGATCGCGCTCGGCCTCGGCGACCGGTTCGAGGAGATCGAGGCGATGTACGCCGCCGCCGACCGGATCCTCGGGCACCTCGTGAAGGTCACGCCTTCGTCCAAAGTGGTCGGTGACCTCGCGCTGCACCTCGTCGGCGCTGGCGTGTCACCGGCGGACTTCGAGGCGGACCCCGCGAAGTTCGACATCCCGGACTCGGTGATCGGGTTCCTCCGCGGCGAGCTCGGCGACCCGCCGGGCGGGTGGCCGGAACCGTTCCGCACCAAGGCGCTCGAAGGCCGTGCCGACGCGAAGCCGATCGCCGAACTGTCCACAGAGGACCACGACGCGCTACAGACCGACCGGCGCGCCACGCTCAACCGGTTGCTGTTCCCCGGCCCGACGAAGGAGTACGAGACCCACCGTGCCGCCTACGGCGACACGAGTGTGTTGCCCAGCAAGGACTTCTTCTACGGCCTGCGACCGGGCGAGGAGTACTCGGTCGATCTCGAACCCGGCGTCCGCCTGCTGATCGAGCTGGAAGCCATCGGTGAAGCGGATGAGCGCGGCATGCGCACCGTCATGTCCTCTTTGAACGGTCAACTGCGACCGATCCAGGTTCGTGACACCTCGATCGCCTCCGACATCCCGGCGACGGAGAAGGCGGACAAGGCGAACCCGAAGCAGGTGGCCGCGCCGTTCGCGGGCGTGGTGACGCTGCAGGTGGCCGAGGGCGACGAGGTCGAGTCCGGTGCCACGGTCGCCACCATCGAGGCGATGAAGATGGAAGCCGCCATCACCGCCCCGACCGGCGGGAAGATCGGCCGCCTCGCCATCAACGCCGTGCAGCAGGTCGAAGGCGGCGACCTCCTGGTCGTCCTGGAGTAACCCCTGAAGGTGGCTTTCGGGGCATGGAGCGCCCCGAAAGCCACCTTCGGGGCATCGTGGACCCCGGTCGATCAGCGGATCGCCGGGTCGAGGTGGGATTCGACGAGGGGCCGTAGCGGGCGCATGCGGGCGCGGGTGTAGCCGACCGCCAGCACGAGCAGCACGATGAGCGGCGCCTGCGACAGCAGGAACGACTGGTCGATCTCCTGCGCGCTGTAGCTGAGCACGATGATCGTGCGCAGCACCGCGTCGGCGAGGAAAGCCGCCGCCCACACTGCGGTCACCCCGCGCACGGTGCCGCGGAACCGCGCCGAGCGGTCCCACGCCCGCTCGTACGCGGCGAGCATCGCGGGATCTCCCTTGGTGGCGAACGGTTTCCCCGACTCGTACACCAGCGGTTTGCCCGCGAAGCAGGTCACCAGCGCGTAGATCCCGGCGACGCCGATCAGGAAACCGGGTTTGAGCAGGATGATCCTCGGGTCGTCGGTGACCACCAGCAGCACGAGCGAGAGCGCCAGCTCGATCAGGATCAGCAGCCCGAAGGCGTCGATCTTCCGCGCTCGCACGGTGTTGACGATCGTGGCGACGCCGGTGGCCATGCCCGAGATCGCCAGCGCCCAGATCTCGGCGACCCCGAAAACCTTGCTGAGCAGGAAATAACCGCCGATCGGCACCACGAGATCGAGGAGCAGTGGCAGGGTGGCGCGCAGTTTCGGGCTCATGACGGGACTCCTGGGACGAGCGAGCGCGCGGCGGCGGCCGAGGTTTCGACGGCTTCGAACGCGTATTCGCGCATTTCCTCCTCGTAGGCCGCGATCGCGGGCACGAGTTCCGATTCGCCGCGGTCGACGGCGGCCAGTGCGCGGGTGAGCAGCGCGGCATCGCGCAGCGCGGTGTTCGCGCCGACGCCGCCCGCCGGGCTCATCGCGTGGATCGCGTCGCCGAGCGCGGTCAGCCGCCCGCTCGGCCACGGCCCGACGCGGGTGGAGGTGCGGATCGTGATCGGGAAGGTCGCCCCGACCTCCGCGCTCGCCACGATGTCGCGCAGCGCCGGATCCCAGT is part of the Amycolatopsis sp. CA-230715 genome and encodes:
- a CDS encoding VC0807 family protein, with amino-acid sequence MSPKLRATLPLLLDLVVPIGGYFLLSKVFGVAEIWALAISGMATGVATIVNTVRARKIDAFGLLILIELALSLVLLVVTDDPRIILLKPGFLIGVAGIYALVTCFAGKPLVYESGKPFATKGDPAMLAAYERAWDRSARFRGTVRGVTAVWAAAFLADAVLRTIIVLSYSAQEIDQSFLLSQAPLIVLLVLAVGYTRARMRPLRPLVESHLDPAIR